A window of the Phaseolus vulgaris cultivar G19833 chromosome 5, P. vulgaris v2.0, whole genome shotgun sequence genome harbors these coding sequences:
- the LOC137834842 gene encoding dirigent protein 21-like: protein MISVFGLLFVVCSHRIIAIQGKFIEESRIILPTERVERFTHLHYYFHDIFDGEEPTCITIIDPPRQSLGGFGATVMVDSPLTEGSELSSKEVGRAQGTYALASQHDLGFQMVMNFLFSEGAYEGSSVSMVGRNGVLDEIREMPIVGGSGAFRFARGYALAKTVWSNSTSGNAVVEYNVWLYHFYEHGME from the coding sequence aTGATTAGTGTGTTTGGATTGTTGTTTGTGGTGTGTAGTCACAGAATAATAGCAATCCAAGGAAAGTTTATAGAAGAATCCCGCATAATCTTACCCACAGAGAGAGTGGAGAGATTCACACATCTGCATTATTATTTCCATGACATCTTCGATGGTGAAGAGCCAACATGTATAACAATCATAGATCCACCAAGGCAGTCTCTTGGTGGATTTGGAGCCACTGTCATGGTGGACAGCCCTTTGACTGAAGGGTCAGAGTTGAGTTCAAAAGAGGTTGGAAGGGCTCAGGGAACTTATGCTTTGGCTTCTCAGCATGATCTTGGATTTCAGATGGTGATGAATTTCTTGTTCAGTGAGGGTGCTTATGAAGGGAGTAGTGTGAGCATGGTTGGGAGGAATGGTGTGTTGGATGAGATCAGAGAAATGCCAATTGTTGGAGGCAGTGGTGCTTTCAGGTTTGCTCGGGGCTATGCACTGGCAAAGACTGTGTGGTCTAATTCTACATCTGGAAATGCTGTTGTTGAGTACAATGTGTGGCTGTATCATTTCTATGAACATGGAATGGAATAA
- the LOC137834843 gene encoding dirigent protein 21-like, with product MIVTLRFLFLLSLALFSTLPTHLHASFSHQSHIELPSQTHQSWQKQTHIHFFYHDLRTADNPTIVQIIDTPKNVPYGFGTTFVVDNPMTEGPELSSKPVGRAQGIFGLASLNDLGAFMLINFAFMQGDYAGSSLSMLGRNPIAELNKEMPIVGGTGVFRFATGYAIANDLQQLSTPEHVVVEYNVTVRHSSLM from the coding sequence ATGATTGTTACACTTAGATTCTTGTTCCTTCTCTCTCTCGCTCTCTTCTCCACACTCCCAACCCATCTTCATGCATCATTCTCTCACCAATCCCACATCGAACTTCCATCACAGACCCACCAATCTTGGCAGAAGCAGACCCACATCCACTTCTTCTACCATGACCTTCGAACCGCCGACAACCCCACCATCGTGCAGATCATCGACACCCCCAAGAACGTTCCCTACGGCTTCGGCACCACTTTCGTCGTGGACAACCCCATGACGGAAGGCCCGGAGCTGAGCTCGAAGCCCGTTGGGAGGGCCCAGGGGATCTTTGGCCTGGCCTCTCTCAACGACCTGGGCGCGTTCATGCTCATCAACTTCGCTTTCATGCAAGGGGACTACGCTGGAAGCTCATTGAGCATGCTCGGGAGGAACCCCATAGCGGAGCTGAACAAAGAGATGCCCATCGTTGGTGGCACTGGCGTCTTCAGGTTCGCCACCGGCTATGCTATAGCCAACGATCTCCAACAGCTTTCTACCCCTGAGCATGTTGTGGTGGAGTACAATGTCACTGTTCGCCATTCATCACTAATGTAG
- the LOC137836137 gene encoding uncharacterized protein, whose translation MLHYHPDFKVDYEVKRGMYECLERLVRDLDVMSKIDFQLESFKSKSGLYGTPLAQLGLKTKTPSQWWESYGDEHPELQRFAIRVLSLTCSSSGCERNWSAFERVHTKKRNRLHQMTMNDVVFVMTNSRLTKKKDVRKTKEYTVDDLSSDDEWTVEENETLHGLDEEILLEVGASRGATIEVPPIDDDNDLEVPPIDANENEDFLEDEDDYPMMNANDFVG comes from the exons ATGTTACACTATCATCCTGACTTTAAAGTTGATTATGAGGTGAAACGTGGAATGTATGAATGTTTGGAGAGGTTGGTGAGAGACCTTGATGTGAtgagtaaaattgattttcaattaGAGAGTTTCAAGAGCAAGTCTGGATTGTATGGTACTCCCTTAGCTCAACTTGGACTCAAGACCAAAACTCCATCACAATGGTGGGAATCATATGGTGATGAACATCCAGAACTACAAAGATTTGCAATTAGAGTATTGAGTTTGACTTGTAGTTCATCTGGCTGTGAGCGTAATTGGAGTGCTTTTGAAAGG gtTCACACTAAGAAAAGAAATCGTTTACACCAAATGACTATGAACGATGTGGTGTTTGTGATGACTAATTCAAGATTGACGAAGAAGAAAGATGTTAGAAAGACAAAAGAATATACGGTTGATGATCTTTCTTCTGATGATGAATGGACTGTGGAGGAAAATGAAACATTACATGGTTTAGATGAAGAAATATTACTTGAAGTTGGAGCTAGTAGAGGAGCAACAATTGAGGTTCCTCCAATTGATGATGATAATGATTTGGAAGTTCCTCCAATTGATGCTAATGAAAATGAAGATTTTTTGGAGGATGAAGATGATTATCCTATGATGAATGCGAATGATTTTGTTGGATAG
- the LOC137834841 gene encoding uncharacterized protein: MMDTVVNLQQNFLKKSISREESSVGQTESGIKRSIEEEIGNSSNIFKRKGSQSTINAIFKKNDREDACQEIARFFYNNAIPFNVAKSEEFKRMVELIGRHSPGLKPPSYYEIRVKYLKQEVEKTNLIVEEHKLFWKKYGCTIMTDGWTDRKRRTILNFLVNSPRGTVFLKSIDASDICKTTDKIFKMVDDIVEEVGEEDVIQIVTDNAANYKAAGELLMQKRKKLYWTPCAAHCIDLMLEDFEKKIPLHHDTIANGKKITTYIYSRTGLISLLHKYSEGKDLIRPANTRFATSYLTLGCLNDNRGSLIKMFTSSEWQSSQFAKTRDGGLVENLIMDKGFWKSILNCLRGALPLIKVLRMVDSDEKPAMGFIYEEMDRAKEKIQNLFNGVSKR; encoded by the coding sequence ATGATGGATACTGTTGTTAATCTGCAGCAAAATTTTTTGAAGAAGTCAATCTCTAGAGAAGAGAGTTCAGTGGGACAGACAGAAAGTGGTATAAAAAGATCAATTGAAGAAGAGATTGGGAACTCATCAAATATTTTCAAGAGAAAAGGATCTCAAAGTACTATTAATGCCATTTTCAAGAAGAATGATAGAGAAGATGCATGTCAAGAGATTGCTCGGTTTTTCTACAATAATGCTATCCCTTTTAATGTAGCAAAGAGTGAAGAATTTAAGAGGATGGTTGAGTTAATTGGTAGACATAGTCCCGGATTAAAGCCACCATCCTATTATGAAATAAGAGTGAAATACTTGAAGCAAGAGGTTGAGAAGACAAATCTGATTGTAGAAGAACATAAACTTTTCTGGAAAAAATATGGATGTACAATAATGACAGATGGTTGGACCGATAGGAAGAGGAGGACTATACTGAATTTTTTGGTAAATAGTCCAAGGGGAACGGTCTTTTTGAAGTCTATTGATGCATCTGATATATGCAAGACAACTGACAAAATCTTCAAAATGGTGGATGATATTGTTGAAGAGGTTGGGGAAGAAGATGTCATCCAAATTGTAACGGACAATGCAGCAAATTATAAAGCAGCTGGGGAGTTGTTAATGCAAAAGAGGAAAAAGTTGTATTGGACTCCTTGTGCAGCCCATTGCATTGATCTAATGTtggaagattttgaaaagaaaatccCACTCCATCACGACACAATCGCCAATGGGAAGAAGATTACAACCTACATCTACTCCAGAACTGGTCTTATCTCCTTGTTGCACAAATATAGTGAAGGAAAAGATTTGATAAGACCAGCCAATACTCGCTTTGCCACCTCTTATCTGACTTTAGGATGCTTGAATGATAATAGAGGATCACTTATTAAGATGTTCACATCCTCAGAGTGGCAATCTAGTCAATTTGCAAAAACTAGAGATGGAGGGTTGGTGGAAAATCTGATAATGGACAAGGGATTTTGGAAAAGCATTTTAAATTGCTTGAGGGGTGCTCTTCCCCTGATTAAAGTGCTGCGCATGGTTGATTCAGATGAGAAACCAGCCATGGGATTTATTTATGAAGAGATGGATAGGGCAAAGGAGAAGATACAAAATCTCTTCAATGGAGTTAGTAAAAGGTAA
- the LOC137834844 gene encoding dirigent protein 21-like encodes MVVVPLRFLFLLSLTLFSTLPFHLHASFSHQSHIKLPSQTHQSSQKQTHIHFFYHDLRTANNPSIVQIVDTPKNVPNGFGTTFVMDDPMTEGPELSSKPVGRAQGLFGLASLNDLGTFMLINFAFKEGDYAGSSLSMLGRNPIAEQNREMPIVGGTGVFRFATGYAIANSVEHLSTPEHFVVEYNLTVRHG; translated from the coding sequence ATGGTTGTTGTTCCTCTTAGATTCTTGTtccttctctctctcactctcttctCCACACTCCCATTTCATCTTCACGCATCATTCTCTCATCAGTCCCACATCAAACTTCCCTCACAGACTCACCAATCTTCGCAGAAGCAGACCCACATCCACTTCTTCTACCATGATCTTCGAACCGCCAACAACCCCTCCATCGTGCAGATCGTCGACACCCCCAAGAACGTCCCCAACGGCTTCGGCACCACTTTCGTCATGGACGATCCCATGACGGAAGGCCCGGAGCTCAGCTCCAAGCCCGTTGGGAGGGCCCAGGGGCTCTTTGGCCTGGCCTCTCTCAACGATCTGGGCACCTTCATGCTCATCAACTTCGCTTTCAAGGAAGGGGACTACGCTGGAAGCTCATTGAGCATGCTCGGGAGGAACCCCATAGCGGAGCAGAACAGAGAGATGCCCATCGTTGGTGGCACTGGCGTCTTCAGATTCGCCACTGGCTATGCTATAGCCAACAGTGTCGAACACCTTTCTACCCCTGAGCATTTTGTGGTGGAGTACAATCTCACTGTGCGCCATGGCTAA
- the LOC137836138 gene encoding GRAS family protein TF80-like, translating to MVTRPTLFIVANYAATDHDKIFNFYCLTYPHETQYHVLYEALLALIGTLDALGCSSVFFNRIGNVVTSREVACWYSPYPWLKDMNGEDRDKYLARILNACAKFIESGSIMNADTGLDYIAHIASPYGDAMQRVATYISEGLAFQVLKNLQGVPKAVNLSKTMSTSEEQLVKKTFYDLYPFLKTAYVITSHAIAEAIEGEDEVHVIDLGASDAAQWIYLMHRLKESQKSPTVLKITGIHEKEEILEEVATQLRVEAKSLHFNLQFNAIVSTLENLDLEELPVQKGEPLVISSVLQLHTLLATDDAMVCIRSSQEEPMHQRTFAEMLGKQKTNPSSESSLLQLPLCATSTKMMHFLNGLWKLQPRVMVVTEQESNVNGSLTERVDKALDFYGALFNCLESTVSTTLVERIIMERTLLGQEIKNIVAGEGVERKERHEKFETWIPKLEMAGFEKKHISHHGMMQATKQLHGYGNGYKLCPENNCLFVCWNDKPLFSVSAWTV from the exons ATGGTGACAAGACCAACTCTTTTCATTGTTGCTAACTATGCAGCTACCGATCATGACAAGATTTTTAACTTCTACTGCCTTACTTACCCCCATGAAACCCAATATCATGTTCTCTATGAAGCCTTACTTGCCCTTATAGGAACTTTGGATGCTCTTGGATGTTCATCTGTGTTCTTCAATAGGATTGGCAATGTAGTGACAAGTCGAGAGGTTGCTTGCTGGT ATTCACCATACCCGTGGCTCAAAGATATGAATGGGGAGGATAGGGATAAATACCTGGCTCGTATTCTTAATGCCTGTGCCAAGTTTATTGAATCAGGAAGCATCATGAATGCAGATACTGGACTGGACTATATTGCTCACATTGCCTCCCCTTATGGTGATGCAATGCAAAGGGTAGCTACCTATATCAGTGAGGGTCTAGCTTTCCAAGTCCTGAAAAATTTGCAGGGAGTACCTAAAGCTGTTAATCTGTCAAAAACAATGTCAACCTCGGAAGAACAACTTGTTAAGAAGACATTCTATGACTTGTATCCATTTTTAAAGACTGCATATGTAATCACTAGCCATGCCATTGCTGAAGCTATTGAAGGAGAAGATGAGGTCCACGTCATTGATCTTGGTGCATCTGATGCTGCTCAGTGGATTTATCTTATGCATAGATTAAAAGAAAGCCAAAAGAGCCCCACAGTTCTGAAAATCACAGGCATACATGAGAAGGAGGAAATTCTAGAGGAAGTGGCCACTCAACTAAGAGTAGAAGCTAAAAGTTTGCATTTCAATCTCCAATTCAATGCTATTGTAAGCACTTTGGAGAATCTTGACCTTGAAGAATTGCCTGTGCAGAAAGGAGAGCCTCTTGTAATCAGCTCAGTGCTTCAGCTGCACACTCTTCTGGCCACTGATGATGCAATGGTCTGCATCAGGAGCTCGCAGGAAGAACCAATGCATCAAAGGACATTTGCTGAGATGCTTGGGAAGCAAAAGACCAACCCCAGTTCTGAATCATCGTTGTTACAGCTTCCTCTGTGTGCTACTTCAACAAAGATGATGCACTTTCTAAATGGCCTGTGGAAACTCCAACCTAGAGTGATGGTGGTTACTGAACAAGAATCCAATGTCAATGGTTCTTTGACAGAAAGGGTTGACAAAGCATTGGACTTTTACGGTGCATTGTTCAACTGTTTGGAGTCAACTGTTTCAACAACACTAGTAGAGAGAATCATCATGGAGAGGACTCTACTAGGACAAGAAATAAAGAACATTGTTGCAGGTGAAGGAGTTGAGAGAAAGGAGAGGCATGAGAAATTTGAGACTTGGATCCCAAAGCTAGAAATGGCCGGGTTTGAGAAGAAACATATTAGCCATCATGGGATGATGCAAGCAACAAAACAGTTGCATGGTTATGGAAATGGATACAAGCTTTGTCCGGAGAATAATTGTTTGTTTGTATGCTGGAATGATAAGCCACTATTTTCTGTGTCAGCCTGGACAGTTTAG
- the LOC137836214 gene encoding GRAS family protein TF80-like, which yields MDSGSPYQWMRELRWDSQGLNPISLLIDCAKCVASGSIKNADIGLEYISQISSPDGNAVQRMVSYFSEALGYRIIKHLPGVYKSINPSKTSLSSEDILVQKYFYELCPFLKFSYLITNQAIVEAMECEKVVHIIDLHCCEPAQWIDLLLTFKNRQGGPPHLKITGIHETKEVLDQMNFHLTSEAGNLDFPLQFYPVVSKLEDVDFEKLPVKTGDAIAITSVLQLHSLLSTDDDMAGRISPAAAASMNLQRAVHMGQRTFAEWLERDMINAYILSPDSALSPLSFGASPKMGIFLNAMRKLQPKLVVVTEQESNLNGSNLMERVDRALYFYSALFDCLDSTVMRTSVERQKLERMLLGEQIKNIIACEGVDRKERHEKLEKWIRRLEMAGFVKVPLSYNGRIEAKNLLQRYSSKYKFREENDCLLVCWSDRPLFSVSAWSFKR from the exons ATGGACTCag GTTCACCATATCAATGGATGAGGGAGCTGAGATGGGACTCCCAGGGATTAAATCCAATAAGCCTTCTCATTGACTGTGCCAAATGTGTTGCATCTGGAAGCATTAAGAATGCAGATATTGGCCTTGAGTACATATCTCAGATTTCATCTCCTGATGGTAATGCAGTGCAGAGGATGGTGAGTTATTTCAGTGAAGCACTTGGATACAGGATAATAAAACATTTGCCAGGTGTATACAAATCTATCAATCCCTCAAAAACATCACTATCTTCAGAAGATATCCTTGTTCAGAAATACTTCTATGAATTGTGTCCCTTTTTGAAGTTTTCATACCTGATCACAAACCAAGCCATTGTGGAGGCCATGGAATGTGAAAAGGTGGTTCATATTATTGATCTCCATTGTTGTGAGCCAGCTCAATGGATAGATCTTCTACTCACTTTCAAAAACCGTCAGGGAGGTCCACCCCATCTGAAAATTACAGGCATTCATGAGACGAAAGAAGTCTTAGACCAGATGAACTTTCATTTGACATCTGAAGCTGGGAATTTGGATTTTCCTTTACAGTTCTATCCAGTTGTTAGCAAACTAGAAGATGTTGACTTTGAGAAGTTGCCTGTTAAGACAGGAGATGCTATTGCAATAACTTCAGTTCTTCAGCTGCATTCGCTTCTTTCCACTGATGATGACATGGCAGGAAGAATCTCCCCAGCCGCAGCAGCATCTATGAATCTGCAGAGAGCAGTGCATATGGGGCAAAGAACTTTTGCTGAGTGGCTTGAGAGAGATATGATCAATGCATATATCTTGAGTCCTGATTCTGCATTGTCACCTCTTTCCTTTGGTGCCTCACCTAAGATGGGGATTTTTCTGAACGCCATGAGAAAGCTCCAACCAAAACTGGTAGTGGTTACTGAACAAGAATCAAATCTGAATGGATCAAATTTGATGGAGAGAGTTGATAGAGCATTGTACTTTTACAGTGCCTTGTTTGACTGCTTGGACTCTACTGTAATGAGAACATCAGTTGAGAGGCAAAAACTTGAGAGGATGCTTCTTGGAGAACAGATAAAAAACATCATTGCTTGTGAGGGAGTTGATAGAAAAGAAAGACATGAGAAACTCGAAAAATGGATTCGAAGGCTTGAAATGGCTGGTTTTGTAAAGGTACCTTTGAGCTACAATGGGAGGATAGAAGCAAAGAATCTGTTGCAGAGATATAGTagtaaatacaaatttagagaAGAGAATGATTGTTTGCTTGTCTGCTGGAGCGATAGGCCATTGTTTTCTGTATCAGCTTGGAGTTTTAAGAGATGA
- the LOC137834845 gene encoding crossover junction endonuclease MUS81 isoform X1 — MENRTQVRCPENQELAAYIWNKWQEMAEQPKGISDNFEMTLSKAHFNVCSSQTPIRTIKDFSQVKGVGKMILRLMQGFFGTGSEPEDLNKKGKKTKGTKRYVPQRNSVAYALLITLYRGTSNGNEFMRKQELIDAAEASGLSRVPIAPEKGKGKPGHFGSSQRDWYSGWNCMKTLIAKGLAVKSSCPAKYMLTQEGKETASDCLARSGMAESLDKSTSVEIPSYMDNQNSLDVEPNGDVESEVLSPLTQQKKPMDVPLDCLGRFTQLGYSKEHIISAFTEVSRIHPNKDVSSLWPAVLCHLREQQIYGSQPESLRSRDLTGEVSRAVRSSCDGHVTNIFSRDIPPFPLRACSSSDHPMQNPNKDELVSKINILNVPPLSFGERFEDAYDIILILDDREQFATQGSRSRKIIENICNQFKIKIEVRRLPVGDGIWIARHRTLDSEYVLDFIVERKKIDDLRSSIRDNRYKDQKLRLRRCGLKKLIYLVEGDPNSSEAAESIKTACFTTEILEGFDVQRTTGLGDTLKKYGYLTQAISQYYKTEILVDNVKCSGTCPPFGEFIKRCQDLEKTTVSDVFAIQLMQVPQVTEEVAMAVLDLFPTLFSLARAYSLLEGDGRAQEEMLRTQSSNVINAVASRNIFQFVWGS, encoded by the exons ATGGAGAATCGGACTCAGGTGCGGTGCCCGGAGAACCAAGAGCTGGCGGCGTACATTTGGAACAAGTGGCAGGAAATGGCGGAGCAACCCAAAGGCATTTCTGATAACTTCGAAATGACCCTTTCCAAGGCCCACTTCAATGTCTGTAGCTCCCAAACCCCAATTCGAACCATCAAGGATTTCTCTCAAGTCAA GGGTGTGGGGAAAATGATATTGAGGCTCATGCAAGGGTTTTTTGGGACTGGTTCTGAACCGGAAGATTTGAATAAAAAGG GAAAGAAAACTAAAGGAACCAAACGTTATGTGCCTCAGAGGAACTCTGTCGCATATGCGTTGTTGATAACCCTTTACAG GGGAACTTCAAACGGAAATGAATTTATGCGTAAGCAAGAGCTTATTGATGCTGCTGAAGCTAGTGGGCTATCTCGAGTGCCAATTGC GCCAGAAAAAGGGAAAGGAAAACCTGGACATTTTGGAAGTTCTCAACGGGATTGGTATAGTGGATGGAATTGCATGAAGACCTTGATAGCTAAGGGATTAGCTGTAAAATCAAGCTGCCCTGCTAA GTACATGCTAACTCAAGAAGGCAAGGAAACAGCTAGTGACTGTCTCGCAAGATCTGGAATGGCAGAATCTCTAGATAAGTCAACTTCTGTTGAAATTCCTTCTTATATGGATAACCAAAACTCATTGGATGTGGAACCCAATGGTGATGTGGAATCAGAAGTGTTGTCACCATTGACCCAGCAAAAGAAGCCTATGGATGTCCCTCTAGATTGCCTTGGGAGG TTTACTCAATTGGGTTACTCCAAGGAACACATTATTAGTGCTTTCACTGAAGTTTCCAGAATTCATCCAAATAAAGATGTCTCATCTCTGTGGCCAGCTGTTTTATGTCATCTTCGAGAGCAACAAATCTATGGTTCACAACCAGAATCTTTAA GGTCCAGAGATCTCACTGGAGAAGTGAGCAGAGCTGTGCGCTCATCTTGCGATGGACATGTGACAAACATTTTTTCTCGTGATATTCCTCCTTTCCCCTTGAGGGCTTGCTCTTCATCT GACCACCCCATGCAAAATCCTAACAAAGATGAGCTTGTATCAAAGATTAACATTTTAAATGTGCCACCATTGAGCTTTGGGGAGAGATTTGAGGATGCTTAtgacataattttaatattggaTGATCGGGAGCAATTTGCCACACAAGG ATCAAGATCCAGGAAAATTATTGAGAATATCTGCAaccaattcaaaattaaaatagaa GTTCGACGATTGCCAGTTGGAGATGGGATTTGGATAGCACGTCATAGAACTCTTGACAGTGAATATGTGTTGGATTTTATTGTTGAGAGGAAGAAAATTGATGATCTACGCAGTTCCATCCGGGATAACCGCTATAAGGATCAAAAGTTAAGGCTTCGG AGGTGTGGGTTGAAGAAGCTGATATATCTTGTGGAGGGTGACCCAAACTCTTCCGAAGCTGCTGAGAGCATAAAAACTgc TTGTTTTACAACAGAGATTCTGGAGGGATTTGATGTACAGAGAACAACTGGCTTAGGGGACACTCTAAAGAAGTATGGTTATCTTACCCAAGCAATTTCTCAATATTACAAGACAGAAATTCTTGTAGACAATGTTAAATGCTCTGGGACATGTCCTCCTTTTGGTGAATTTATCAAAAGGTGTCAAGACCTTGAGAAAACAACAGTTAGTGATGTATTTGCCATCCAGCTGATGCAG GTCCCACAGGTTACAGAGGAGGTTGCCATGGCTGTGTTGGATCTGTTCCCTACACTTTTTTCTCTTGCCCGTGCTTACTCACTACTT GAGGGTGATGGTCGTGCTCAGGAGGAAATGCTTCGAACACAGAGTAGCAATGTGATCAATGCAGTTGCCAGTAGGAACATTTTTCAGTTCGTTTGGGGTAGCTAA
- the LOC137834845 gene encoding crossover junction endonuclease MUS81 isoform X2: MENRTQVRCPENQELAAYIWNKWQEMAEQPKGISDNFEMTLSKAHFNVCSSQTPIRTIKDFSQVKGVGKMILRLMQGFFGTGSEPEDLNKKGKKTKGTKRYVPQRNSVAYALLITLYRGTSNGNEFMRKQELIDAAEASGLSRVPIAPEKGKGKPGHFGSSQRDWYSGWNCMKTLIAKGLAVKSSCPAKYMLTQEGKETASDCLARSGMAESLDKSTSVEIPSYMDNQNSLDVEPNGDVESEVLSPLTQQKKPMDVPLDCLGRFTQLGYSKEHIISAFTEVSRIHPNKDVSSLWPAVLCHLREQQIYGSQPESLRSRDLTGEVSRAVRSSCDGHVTNIFSRDIPPFPLRACSSSDHPMQNPNKDELVSKINILNVPPLSFGERFEDAYDIILILDDREQFATQGSRSRKIIENICNQFKIKIERCGLKKLIYLVEGDPNSSEAAESIKTACFTTEILEGFDVQRTTGLGDTLKKYGYLTQAISQYYKTEILVDNVKCSGTCPPFGEFIKRCQDLEKTTVSDVFAIQLMQVPQVTEEVAMAVLDLFPTLFSLARAYSLLEGDGRAQEEMLRTQSSNVINAVASRNIFQFVWGS, translated from the exons ATGGAGAATCGGACTCAGGTGCGGTGCCCGGAGAACCAAGAGCTGGCGGCGTACATTTGGAACAAGTGGCAGGAAATGGCGGAGCAACCCAAAGGCATTTCTGATAACTTCGAAATGACCCTTTCCAAGGCCCACTTCAATGTCTGTAGCTCCCAAACCCCAATTCGAACCATCAAGGATTTCTCTCAAGTCAA GGGTGTGGGGAAAATGATATTGAGGCTCATGCAAGGGTTTTTTGGGACTGGTTCTGAACCGGAAGATTTGAATAAAAAGG GAAAGAAAACTAAAGGAACCAAACGTTATGTGCCTCAGAGGAACTCTGTCGCATATGCGTTGTTGATAACCCTTTACAG GGGAACTTCAAACGGAAATGAATTTATGCGTAAGCAAGAGCTTATTGATGCTGCTGAAGCTAGTGGGCTATCTCGAGTGCCAATTGC GCCAGAAAAAGGGAAAGGAAAACCTGGACATTTTGGAAGTTCTCAACGGGATTGGTATAGTGGATGGAATTGCATGAAGACCTTGATAGCTAAGGGATTAGCTGTAAAATCAAGCTGCCCTGCTAA GTACATGCTAACTCAAGAAGGCAAGGAAACAGCTAGTGACTGTCTCGCAAGATCTGGAATGGCAGAATCTCTAGATAAGTCAACTTCTGTTGAAATTCCTTCTTATATGGATAACCAAAACTCATTGGATGTGGAACCCAATGGTGATGTGGAATCAGAAGTGTTGTCACCATTGACCCAGCAAAAGAAGCCTATGGATGTCCCTCTAGATTGCCTTGGGAGG TTTACTCAATTGGGTTACTCCAAGGAACACATTATTAGTGCTTTCACTGAAGTTTCCAGAATTCATCCAAATAAAGATGTCTCATCTCTGTGGCCAGCTGTTTTATGTCATCTTCGAGAGCAACAAATCTATGGTTCACAACCAGAATCTTTAA GGTCCAGAGATCTCACTGGAGAAGTGAGCAGAGCTGTGCGCTCATCTTGCGATGGACATGTGACAAACATTTTTTCTCGTGATATTCCTCCTTTCCCCTTGAGGGCTTGCTCTTCATCT GACCACCCCATGCAAAATCCTAACAAAGATGAGCTTGTATCAAAGATTAACATTTTAAATGTGCCACCATTGAGCTTTGGGGAGAGATTTGAGGATGCTTAtgacataattttaatattggaTGATCGGGAGCAATTTGCCACACAAGG ATCAAGATCCAGGAAAATTATTGAGAATATCTGCAaccaattcaaaattaaaatagaa AGGTGTGGGTTGAAGAAGCTGATATATCTTGTGGAGGGTGACCCAAACTCTTCCGAAGCTGCTGAGAGCATAAAAACTgc TTGTTTTACAACAGAGATTCTGGAGGGATTTGATGTACAGAGAACAACTGGCTTAGGGGACACTCTAAAGAAGTATGGTTATCTTACCCAAGCAATTTCTCAATATTACAAGACAGAAATTCTTGTAGACAATGTTAAATGCTCTGGGACATGTCCTCCTTTTGGTGAATTTATCAAAAGGTGTCAAGACCTTGAGAAAACAACAGTTAGTGATGTATTTGCCATCCAGCTGATGCAG GTCCCACAGGTTACAGAGGAGGTTGCCATGGCTGTGTTGGATCTGTTCCCTACACTTTTTTCTCTTGCCCGTGCTTACTCACTACTT GAGGGTGATGGTCGTGCTCAGGAGGAAATGCTTCGAACACAGAGTAGCAATGTGATCAATGCAGTTGCCAGTAGGAACATTTTTCAGTTCGTTTGGGGTAGCTAA